A region of Pyxidicoccus parkwaysis DNA encodes the following proteins:
- a CDS encoding DUF4382 domain-containing protein produces MTLISRLRSSFAALLTVALLPVLGCGGGEGKVTVLMTDAPGDNLKTAVVTISEIYLQGDGSDDNGDTEKSNGDKGGRVVLLDEPVTVSLLDLANKTSELVSDAVVPNGDYHELRFVITGGYIEVKNADGSTSIFATSNDYAELPEAAKVDGALHMPSYGSSGLKVKFSETLSIEGEQKVLLVDFDVAQSFGKEAGGSGRWVMSPVIKGAEVTASGSINVTLTKGTDVSLPVVDGHQVTLGDFRAVMVNEAGSREELALTDTDGNGTFEASFKFLIPGTFSVSIAGPAGVTFTTSPGAPVTVSLGSGKDLTQGFTLTGAQKQ; encoded by the coding sequence ATGACCCTGATTTCACGCCTTCGCTCGAGCTTCGCTGCCCTGTTGACCGTCGCGCTGCTGCCCGTCCTGGGCTGCGGCGGCGGTGAGGGCAAGGTCACGGTGCTGATGACCGACGCGCCGGGCGACAACCTCAAGACCGCGGTCGTCACCATCTCCGAGATCTACCTGCAGGGCGACGGCAGCGACGACAACGGCGACACCGAGAAGTCCAACGGCGACAAGGGCGGCCGCGTGGTGCTGCTCGACGAGCCGGTGACGGTGAGCCTGCTGGACCTGGCCAACAAGACGTCCGAGCTGGTGTCCGACGCGGTGGTGCCCAACGGCGACTACCACGAGCTGCGCTTCGTCATCACCGGCGGCTACATCGAGGTGAAGAACGCGGACGGCTCCACGTCCATCTTCGCCACCTCCAACGACTACGCCGAGCTGCCCGAGGCCGCCAAGGTCGACGGCGCCCTGCACATGCCGAGCTACGGAAGCTCCGGCCTGAAGGTGAAGTTCTCCGAGACGCTGAGCATCGAGGGCGAGCAGAAGGTCCTCCTGGTGGACTTCGACGTCGCGCAGAGCTTCGGCAAGGAGGCGGGTGGCTCGGGTCGCTGGGTGATGAGCCCGGTCATCAAGGGCGCCGAGGTGACAGCGTCCGGCAGCATCAACGTGACGCTGACGAAGGGCACCGACGTGTCGCTGCCGGTGGTGGATGGCCACCAGGTGACGCTGGGCGACTTCCGCGCGGTGATGGTCAACGAGGCCGGCAGCCGCGAGGAGCTGGCACTGACGGACACTGACGGCAACGGCACCTTCGAGGCGAGCTTCAAGTTCCTCATCCCGGGCACCTTCTCCGTGAGCATCGCGGGGCCCGCGGGAGTCACCTTCACCACCTCGCCGGGTGCACCGGTGACGGTGTCGCTGGGGTCCGGTAAGGACCTCACTCAAGGCTTCACGCTCACCGGCGCGCAGAAGCAGTAG
- a CDS encoding patatin-like phospholipase family protein produces the protein MPAEPSSTPLEGEAPKRREGSDGQPTGSVPATGDGEPGRGQVLPPAVRERLSPLALGMVAGNLIGGALSFGYLALRRRGLRRGGGVQSEEGRRGRAPVGSRREELATGGGAASGRTEFGPEARPSIAASSRVDSAPTTRSRTGSWRRTESATKARPTADKKRRGRAQSAATPDTLVGSRDGRKRSLILAGGGIRAAWQAGAMRALADAGVVFRHVDGTSSGVLNLAMLLSGLSPQEICDRWRTLPVKDFLSFAASRKPEDLLDVEALGDAEALVHRVLPHLGVDVRAIRLNRQLEGTFNVCDFARKVNEVIPHKRVDLDLLVAAVSPPVLMPPVNRDGTLYTDSLWIQDGNLMEAVRRGAEVIWVLWCIGNTPRYGRGLLQQYTHLMELSANGALFEQLERVREINERILAGEEVFGHRRPIAVHLVKPERPLPLDTDVYDGRVTTDSLIDMGYSDTWRYLTVRGEQGLPLTPEMTLTTEPAPDLTFRESITGPFALGPTDPMAGALHPDARPLTLHLTIGVDDVDAFVSDIRHTARLVARIRYAPFGDDIPVRLGSFNLFQSREDARTRLMTYGLRFAHEGREYFLEGTRAVRYTSAATLWKDTTRLLCELHEGPDARGPVVGAGVLSLGVAQILEVISSMHPARQGSAGLSAMDRFGRFFLGPLWDRYAPAARPHLASELAIESPGAVAPPPPA, from the coding sequence ATGCCAGCCGAACCGTCCAGCACTCCTCTCGAAGGTGAAGCCCCGAAGCGCCGTGAAGGGAGCGACGGACAGCCCACGGGCTCTGTCCCCGCCACCGGGGACGGGGAGCCGGGCAGGGGGCAGGTGCTTCCGCCTGCGGTTCGTGAGCGATTGTCTCCGCTCGCGCTGGGCATGGTCGCGGGGAACCTGATTGGAGGCGCGCTGTCATTCGGCTACCTCGCGCTCAGGCGCAGGGGCCTGCGGCGCGGCGGTGGGGTTCAATCCGAAGAGGGCAGGAGGGGGCGAGCGCCCGTTGGTTCGCGACGTGAGGAGCTCGCGACCGGCGGCGGCGCTGCTTCAGGACGCACAGAGTTCGGTCCCGAAGCGCGGCCGTCCATCGCGGCCTCGTCCCGTGTTGATTCCGCTCCCACGACGCGGTCGCGCACCGGTTCCTGGCGACGAACGGAGTCCGCTACCAAAGCGCGGCCCACTGCCGACAAGAAGCGACGTGGCCGTGCACAATCCGCTGCCACACCCGACACACTCGTCGGCAGCAGGGATGGCCGGAAGCGCTCACTCATCCTCGCAGGCGGAGGCATTCGCGCGGCATGGCAGGCCGGCGCCATGCGCGCCCTCGCGGACGCGGGCGTCGTCTTCCGGCACGTGGACGGCACGTCGAGCGGCGTCCTCAACCTGGCCATGCTGCTCTCCGGCCTGTCCCCCCAGGAAATCTGCGACCGGTGGAGGACGCTCCCCGTGAAGGACTTCCTCTCGTTCGCGGCGTCACGGAAGCCGGAGGACCTGCTCGATGTGGAGGCGCTCGGAGACGCCGAGGCACTCGTGCATCGCGTCCTTCCGCATCTGGGCGTGGACGTGCGGGCCATCCGCCTCAACAGGCAACTCGAAGGCACCTTCAACGTCTGTGACTTCGCCCGCAAGGTCAACGAGGTCATCCCGCACAAGCGTGTGGACCTCGACCTGCTGGTCGCCGCCGTCTCACCGCCCGTCCTCATGCCTCCCGTGAATCGGGACGGCACGCTCTACACCGACTCGCTTTGGATTCAGGACGGCAACCTGATGGAGGCCGTGCGCCGGGGCGCGGAGGTCATCTGGGTGCTCTGGTGCATCGGCAACACGCCTCGCTATGGCCGAGGCCTCCTCCAGCAGTACACCCATCTGATGGAACTGAGCGCCAACGGCGCCCTCTTCGAGCAGCTCGAGCGCGTCCGTGAAATCAACGAGCGCATCCTCGCGGGCGAGGAAGTCTTCGGCCACCGTCGCCCCATCGCCGTCCATCTCGTGAAGCCCGAGCGCCCGCTGCCCCTCGACACCGACGTCTACGACGGACGCGTCACCACGGACTCGCTCATCGACATGGGCTACTCGGACACGTGGCGGTACCTCACGGTGCGCGGCGAGCAGGGCCTGCCGCTCACGCCCGAGATGACCCTCACCACCGAGCCCGCCCCCGACCTCACCTTCCGCGAGTCCATCACAGGGCCCTTCGCCCTCGGCCCCACGGACCCGATGGCCGGCGCCCTCCATCCCGATGCGCGGCCCCTCACTCTGCACCTCACCATCGGCGTGGATGACGTGGACGCGTTCGTCAGCGACATCCGCCACACCGCGAGGCTCGTGGCTCGAATCCGCTATGCCCCCTTCGGTGATGACATCCCCGTGCGGCTCGGCAGCTTCAACCTCTTCCAGTCGCGCGAGGACGCACGCACCCGCCTCATGACCTACGGCCTGCGCTTCGCCCACGAGGGCCGCGAGTACTTCCTCGAAGGCACCCGCGCCGTCCGCTACACCTCCGCCGCCACGCTGTGGAAGGACACCACGCGGCTGCTCTGCGAGCTCCACGAAGGCCCGGATGCGCGCGGCCCGGTGGTGGGCGCCGGGGTGCTGTCGCTCGGCGTGGCGCAGATTCTCGAAGTCATCTCCAGCATGCACCCGGCCCGCCAGGGAAGCGCGGGGCTGTCCGCCATGGACCGCTTCGGGCGCTTCTTCCTCGGGCCGCTGTGGGACCGCTATGCGCCCGCCGCGAGGCCGCACCTCGCGAGCGAGCTGGCCATCGAATCGCCGGGAGCGGTGGCTCCTCCGCCTCCGGCTTGA
- a CDS encoding pullulanase X25 domain-containing protein, translated as MHPFRITAPVCLRACAVLLTLLCARAHAQAQPTSVTIVGTFQSELGCPGDWDPACSSTGLELNATDGVWRKLFTVPGGPQEFKVALNGSWDENYGAHAQRDGANLSFSHTEEFIGVKFFYDPVSHWVTNSSLTSIAVLAGSLQSELGCPADWDPACMITWLKDIDGDGVQELRIPSLPAGSYELKVAHHESWDENYGLNGEYNGANIPLFVPAEGQAVRFSYDTPSHILTILVAAPTATALTVTPNPAGIGETVTLTASVSITEGSGIPTGAVTFRVDGEELGSAPVGSNGVATMTSSIKLGGTLTFTAEYHGTYDPSISVPVVIQTGHRTTTTLSVAPEGPSSYGEQVTLSANVAPVDSSAGAATGEVVFQSGETELGTVQVDGSGNAALSLTTLAVGEHVLSARFVPQGQFLTSRDEASHTVNLAAAQVVLESSRNPSDNGQSVTFTARVSAVTPAAGTPSGSVTFLDGKEQLAKVEVNAQGEASYTTATLEPGEHSITASYSGDTNFESKTSASVTQVVRSPETDAGTGDMDGGSAPDAGTSSDGGTTETDAGSGDMDAGPAPDAGSGDVDAGSGSTDAGSGPTDAGSGPTDAGSGSTDAGSGPTDAGSGNTDAGAGNTDAGTSDTDAGSGNTDAGSGATDAGSGNTDAGTGDTDAGSGNTDAGTTPGTDAGTQQRPDAGTGTDEIPPDGASGCGCGAGSSGGSPLLLLGMWMALTAIQSRRRASRQSRG; from the coding sequence ATGCATCCATTCCGCATCACTGCTCCGGTGTGTCTCCGGGCGTGCGCCGTGCTGCTCACCCTGCTCTGCGCGCGAGCCCATGCCCAGGCCCAGCCGACGTCGGTCACCATCGTCGGCACCTTCCAGTCCGAGCTCGGCTGTCCCGGCGATTGGGATCCCGCGTGTAGCTCCACCGGGCTGGAGCTCAACGCCACAGACGGTGTCTGGCGAAAGCTCTTCACCGTCCCGGGAGGCCCGCAGGAGTTCAAGGTCGCCCTCAACGGTTCGTGGGACGAGAACTACGGAGCCCATGCACAGCGCGATGGCGCCAACCTCTCCTTCAGCCACACCGAGGAATTCATCGGCGTGAAGTTCTTCTACGACCCGGTCTCGCACTGGGTGACGAACTCCTCGCTCACGTCCATCGCCGTGCTCGCGGGCTCGCTCCAGTCCGAGCTGGGCTGCCCGGCTGACTGGGACCCGGCGTGCATGATCACGTGGCTGAAGGACATCGACGGAGACGGAGTGCAGGAGCTCCGCATCCCCTCGCTCCCCGCGGGCAGCTACGAGCTGAAGGTCGCCCACCACGAGAGCTGGGATGAGAACTACGGCCTGAACGGTGAGTACAACGGGGCCAACATTCCCCTGTTCGTGCCCGCGGAGGGACAGGCGGTCCGCTTCTCGTACGACACGCCGAGCCACATCCTCACCATCCTCGTAGCCGCGCCCACCGCCACCGCGCTCACGGTGACTCCGAATCCGGCGGGCATCGGTGAGACGGTGACGCTCACCGCCTCGGTTTCGATTACGGAGGGTTCGGGCATTCCCACGGGTGCTGTGACGTTCCGCGTGGACGGCGAGGAGCTGGGCTCCGCACCGGTGGGCTCGAACGGCGTCGCGACGATGACCTCGAGCATCAAGCTCGGAGGAACGCTCACCTTCACCGCCGAGTACCACGGAACCTACGACCCGAGCATCTCCGTGCCCGTGGTCATCCAGACGGGTCACCGGACGACGACGACGTTGAGTGTCGCGCCGGAAGGTCCCTCGTCCTACGGGGAGCAGGTCACCCTTTCGGCCAACGTGGCGCCGGTGGATTCGAGCGCTGGGGCCGCGACGGGCGAGGTCGTCTTCCAGAGCGGGGAGACGGAATTGGGCACCGTGCAGGTCGACGGCTCCGGGAATGCGGCCCTCTCGCTCACGACGCTGGCCGTGGGTGAGCACGTGCTCTCGGCCCGGTTCGTTCCGCAGGGGCAGTTCCTGACCTCGCGCGACGAGGCCTCGCACACCGTCAACCTCGCGGCGGCGCAGGTGGTGCTGGAGTCGTCCCGCAATCCCTCGGACAACGGGCAGTCGGTGACGTTCACCGCGCGAGTGTCCGCAGTGACGCCCGCGGCGGGCACGCCGAGCGGGAGCGTGACGTTCCTGGATGGGAAGGAGCAGCTCGCGAAGGTGGAGGTCAATGCGCAGGGCGAGGCGAGCTACACCACCGCGACGCTGGAGCCGGGCGAGCACAGCATCACGGCGTCGTACTCGGGTGACACGAACTTCGAGTCGAAAACCTCCGCATCGGTGACCCAGGTCGTGAGGAGTCCCGAGACGGACGCGGGCACGGGCGACATGGACGGTGGCTCCGCGCCCGATGCGGGCACGTCGTCGGACGGTGGAACCACGGAGACTGATGCGGGTTCCGGCGACATGGATGCGGGTCCGGCACCGGATGCAGGCTCTGGTGACGTGGATGCAGGCTCGGGCAGCACCGATGCTGGTTCGGGTCCCACGGACGCGGGCTCTGGCCCCACGGACGCAGGTTCGGGCAGCACCGACGCTGGCTCTGGTCCCACGGACGCAGGTTCAGGCAACACCGACGCAGGCGCCGGCAACACGGATGCCGGTACCAGTGACACCGACGCGGGCTCGGGCAACACCGATGCAGGTTCGGGTGCCACCGACGCAGGCTCCGGCAACACGGACGCCGGCACCGGTGACACCGACGCGGGCTCCGGCAACACGGATGCCGGCACCACACCGGGCACCGACGCTGGTACGCAGCAGCGCCCGGACGCGGGAACCGGCACTGACGAGATCCCGCCTGACGGTGCCTCAGGCTGCGGCTGCGGCGCGGGCTCCAGCGGAGGCTCTCCGCTGCTCCTGCTCGGAATGTGGATGGCCCTCACCGCCATCCAGTCGCGCCGTCGCGCCAGCCGTCAGTCTCGCGGCTGA
- a CDS encoding sensor histidine kinase: MKLRLRLALTVVAVTVPVVAGLTLAQRSLRLRIQEEVLQASTLAQMQAGEKERCEAAPDSWTPRRGPPPRDMPRKPGESPPPNSSEPERRGPPPSGPRPDMGPPPDLPPGKLGRPPPSFSYFPYDDRLVSRNTSAPVISEDVQQELRSGQGVVIRRSTYDGRPALEVLLRMPWEGGPCAFILARRVEGPGGHIEGVPPPEVLLVPLLSLVAVVVALGPVVRRVRQLTGEVRASAVSRYQQPVSVRGNDEVAELARAFQEARAEIQSQLSQQEAREQALRDFLANTMHDVMTPLTVLQGHLSTLEQRTGRGDATEPAVLASAMGEAHYIASLVHNLAAAARLEAGAPQVQRAPVDLNSVIARVIGRHQPIARQRRISLERGVPEAPVWVNGDVTLIEQAVSNVVFNGIHHGHEDGHVAVVLESTRQGRFHLRVIDDGPGIPEEERSRLMERRFRGNAARTRGLEGQGLGLHITQHVAQVHGWTLSLLPSEYGGLEVSMEGEVTGG, translated from the coding sequence TTGAAGCTTCGACTGCGCCTGGCGCTCACGGTGGTGGCGGTGACGGTTCCCGTCGTCGCGGGATTGACGCTGGCCCAGCGCTCGTTGCGGCTGCGCATCCAGGAGGAGGTGCTCCAAGCCTCCACGCTCGCGCAGATGCAGGCGGGTGAGAAGGAGCGCTGCGAGGCCGCTCCTGACTCCTGGACTCCGCGGCGTGGACCGCCTCCGCGCGACATGCCCCGGAAGCCGGGGGAGTCACCGCCTCCGAACAGCTCCGAGCCCGAGCGGAGAGGGCCCCCGCCCTCGGGGCCCCGTCCGGACATGGGGCCTCCTCCCGACCTGCCGCCGGGAAAGCTCGGGCGGCCTCCTCCGAGCTTCTCGTACTTCCCCTACGACGACCGGCTCGTCTCGCGGAACACGTCCGCGCCCGTCATCTCCGAGGATGTCCAGCAGGAGCTTCGCTCGGGACAGGGCGTGGTCATCCGCCGCTCGACGTATGACGGGCGGCCTGCCCTGGAGGTGCTGCTGCGCATGCCCTGGGAGGGCGGGCCGTGCGCGTTCATCCTCGCGCGACGTGTGGAAGGGCCGGGTGGGCACATCGAGGGCGTGCCGCCTCCAGAGGTGCTGCTCGTTCCACTGCTGTCCCTGGTCGCGGTGGTGGTGGCGCTGGGGCCCGTCGTCCGCCGCGTCCGCCAGCTCACCGGCGAGGTGCGTGCATCCGCCGTCAGCCGCTATCAGCAGCCCGTCTCCGTGCGCGGCAACGATGAAGTGGCGGAGCTGGCGCGGGCCTTCCAGGAGGCACGCGCGGAGATCCAGAGCCAGTTGTCACAGCAGGAGGCGCGCGAGCAGGCGCTGCGGGACTTCCTCGCCAACACCATGCACGACGTGATGACGCCGCTCACGGTGCTCCAGGGACACCTGTCCACGCTCGAGCAGCGCACCGGGCGAGGTGATGCCACGGAGCCGGCGGTGCTGGCGTCCGCGATGGGCGAGGCCCACTACATCGCCTCATTGGTCCACAACCTCGCGGCGGCCGCTCGGCTCGAAGCGGGGGCGCCGCAGGTACAACGGGCGCCGGTGGATTTGAATTCGGTCATCGCTCGCGTCATCGGGCGGCACCAGCCCATCGCGCGGCAGCGGCGCATCTCGTTGGAGCGTGGCGTGCCCGAGGCGCCCGTCTGGGTAAACGGCGACGTCACGCTCATCGAGCAGGCGGTGAGCAACGTCGTCTTCAACGGCATCCATCACGGGCACGAGGATGGGCACGTGGCGGTGGTGCTGGAGAGCACGCGCCAGGGCCGCTTCCACCTGCGGGTCATCGACGACGGGCCGGGCATTCCCGAGGAGGAGCGCTCGCGGCTGATGGAGCGCAGGTTCCGGGGCAATGCCGCTCGGACGCGGGGGCTCGAAGGGCAGGGGCTGGGGCTGCACATCACCCAGCATGTAGCCCAGGTGCATGGGTGGACGCTGTCACTGTTGCCATCGGAGTACGGCGGACTCGAAGTGAGCATGGAGGGCGAGGTGACGGGTGGGTAG
- a CDS encoding response regulator transcription factor, translating to MGERILLVEDDAQLGAQIVEHLRSAGFEPTWWKEGRLLTPEGLPEVSLVVLDLMLPGTYGLDMLKALRTFSEVPVLILSARNDTLDKVRALKLGADDYMTKPFWPEELIERVRARLRRPSLQKAEAVVELGPLRVDLQTREVSVQGQPVELTRVEFALLAALARRPREAVTRQWLVEHVLDPEREGTERTLDVHVSRLRRKLGPMHGVETVWGVGYRLVPGDGS from the coding sequence ATGGGGGAACGCATCCTGCTCGTCGAGGACGACGCCCAGCTCGGCGCGCAGATTGTCGAGCACCTGAGGAGCGCGGGCTTCGAGCCCACGTGGTGGAAGGAGGGCCGGCTCCTGACGCCCGAGGGACTGCCCGAGGTGAGCCTCGTGGTGCTCGACCTGATGCTGCCGGGCACGTATGGCCTGGACATGCTCAAGGCCCTCCGGACCTTCTCCGAGGTGCCCGTCCTCATCCTCAGCGCGCGCAACGACACGCTCGACAAGGTGCGGGCGCTGAAGCTCGGGGCGGATGACTACATGACCAAGCCCTTCTGGCCGGAGGAGCTCATCGAGCGGGTGCGCGCGCGCCTGCGCCGGCCCTCGCTCCAGAAGGCGGAGGCCGTCGTCGAATTGGGGCCCCTGCGCGTGGACCTCCAGACGCGCGAGGTCTCCGTGCAGGGACAGCCCGTGGAGCTGACGCGGGTGGAGTTCGCGTTGCTCGCGGCGCTGGCCCGGCGCCCGCGCGAGGCGGTGACGCGGCAGTGGCTGGTGGAGCACGTGCTGGACCCGGAGCGCGAGGGCACGGAGCGGACGCTGGACGTGCATGTGTCGCGGCTGCGGCGGAAGCTGGGGCCGATGCACGGTGTGGAGACGGTGTGGGGCGTGGGCTACCGGCTCGTGCCAGGAGATGGCTCTTGA